The Lycium ferocissimum isolate CSIRO_LF1 chromosome 10, AGI_CSIRO_Lferr_CH_V1, whole genome shotgun sequence genome window below encodes:
- the LOC132033865 gene encoding peroxidase 12-like — protein MVSNSLASFLLVLFVSSSLIFTEAQRPALVKGLSWSFYQSSCPQLESIIRKRLEKQIKDDVGQAAGLLRLHFHDCFVQGCDSSVLLDGSAGGPSEQTAIPNLTLRKKSFKIIDDLRKRIQAECGQVVSCSDITAIAARDSVVLTGGPNYDVPLGRKDGLNFATEQATIDNLVAPFANTTVVLDRLRAKGLDATDAVALSGAHTIGISHCTSFTDRLYPNQDSTMDKTFANNLKRSCPTADSNNTVNMDIRSPNVFDNKYYVDLMNRQGLFTSDQDLYTDRRTRGIVTSFAVNQSLFYEKFVIGMIKMGQLNVLTGGQGEIRNRCDRKNKNKKVDIATVVEELEETFSALF, from the exons ATGGTGTCTAATAGTCTTGCAAGTTTTCTACttgttctttttgtttcttcttcctTGATCTTCACAGAAGCTCAGAGGCCTGCTTTAGTGAAGGGTCTTTCATGGTCATTTTATCAGTCAAGCTGCCCTCAGCTTGAATCCATTATTAGGAAAAGGCTTGAAAAGCAGATCAAGGATGATGTTGGCCAAGCTGCTGGTTTACTTCGCCTTCATTTCCACGATTGCTTTGTTcag GGATGTGATAGTTCAGTGTTGCTAGATGGATCAGCAGGAGGGCCAAGTGAGCAGACTGCAATTCCAAATTTGACTCTAAGAAAGAAGTCATTCAAGATCATTGATGATCTTAGGAAAAGGATCCAAGCTGAATGTGGCCAAGTTGTGTCTTGCTCTGATATTACTGCCATTGCAGCTAGGGACTCCGTCGTCTTG ACTGGTGGCCCCAACTACGATGTACCCTTGGGAAGAAAGGATGGACTTAACTTCGCAACAGAACAAGCGACCATAGACAACCTCGTCGCACCCTTTGCCAACACCACAGTCGTCCTCGATCGCCTCAGAGCCAAAGGCCTCGACGCCACTGATGCTGTCGCCTTGTCCGGCGCCCACACCATCGGAATCAGCCATTGCACTTCCTTCACCGACCGTCTCTACCCTAACCAAGACTCCACCATGGACAAAACATTTGCCAACAACCTAAAACGCAGTTGCCCCACAGCTGACTCGAACAACACGGTTAACATGGACATTCGGAGCCCTAATGTGTTCGACAACAAGTACTACGTTGATCTCATGAATAGGCAAGGGCTTTTTACGTCCGACCAAGATTTGTATACGGATAGAAGGACTCGAGGAATTGTTACGAGCTTTGCTGTGAACCAATCATTGTTTTATGAGAAGTTTGTGATTGGTATGATCAAGATGGGACAGTTGAATGTGTTGACTGGTGGACAAGGTGAGATTAGGAATAGGTGTGATAGGAAGAACAAGAATAAGAAGGTTGACATTGCTACTGTTGTTGAAGAGTTGGAGGAAACTTTCTCTGCTTTGTTTTAA